The window CCCGATGTCTCCTGTGGCCGAACAGGCCCGCTCTGACCTGCAGAAACTTCGGGGACAATGACCGGGGCCTTCCCAATGGATGACCGCTTGTGAGTATTGGCGCGGGTTTCAACGCCCGCGCCAATTTTTTCGTTCTTTTTTCCGGTTCCGGCGGCGCCGCCGCCGGGAAACCGCCACTCGGCAAGGGATGGACGCATGAGGTATTACCTGGGCATTGACGCGGGCGGCACGAAGACGCACTGCCTGCTGGGCGACGGCGACGGCCATGTGCTGGGATTTGGCAGCGCGGGCACGGGCAACTACGAGGGCTTCGGGGTGGACCCGGCCCGCGATGAAATCTGGAAGGCCGTCTCGGGCGCCCTGGAAAGCGCCGGCCTGGCCCTCGACCAAATCAGCGGCGTCGGCATGGGCGTCGCGGGCGCCGACATCTCCGAGGACTACGTCATGCTGGACCGGGAGATTTTCTCGCCCATGTTCGGCGAAATCCCCCGCGTCTTCCGCAATGACAGCATGGGCGGCCTGCGCGGGGGCACGCGCGACCCCTTCGGCATCGTCATCGCCTGCGGCACGGGCTGCGTCTGCGCCGGGGTGAACCGCGCCGGAAAGGAAACCCGCGTGGGCGGCATCAGCGAGGATTTCGGCGACATGGTCAGCGGCTCGAGCATCGGGACCGAGGGCCTGAAGGCGGTCTTCCGCTATCGCGACGGCATCATCGGGAAAACCCTCATGGCGGAGAAGTTCGTGGCCCGCGCCGGGGTGGCCGATTTGGACGAGCTCTTCTACAGGGTGTACAAGCGGGAAATCTGGCACGACGACCTCCAGCCCATGGCCAAGCTTGTTTTTGACGCGGCCCATGAGGGCGACGCCGCCGCCTGCGACATCCTGGAGTGGGGGGGGCGCTACCTCGCCGAGATGGTCAACGCCGTGGCCCGCCACCTGGACATGTGCCGGGACACCTTTGACGTGGTCATGACCGGCAGTGTGTTCAAGGGAATTTCCCCGGTGCTCGCCGACGCCATGCGGACGCGCATCCACCGCGAGTGCCCCAACGCCCGCACGGTCCGCGCCGAGTTCGAGCCCGTGGTCGGCGCGCTGCTCCTCGGCGTCGAGTTGCACAACGTGATGGACGCCGCCCGCTATGACACGCTGACGGCTGACTTGGAGAAGGCCGAAAAACGTTTCGGGGTCTGTTTCAAACCGGAGTGAGTGCGATGCGCATCCGTGCGGGACATGTCATCCTCGCGCTGCTGGCCCTGTTGACCGGATTCGTGGTGCTGGCCACCATGCGCGTGCGCGACGTGGAGCAGGAGGTTGCCCCGGCCGCGCCCCTGCCCCCCGTGGGCGGCGACATGGACCAGGTGCCCGTCATTGAGGTGGAGACCAGGGCGCTCAATCTGGGCGTGGTGCCCAATGACCGCGATGGCAAAGGCTCCCTGCGGGTTTACAACCGGGGCCGGCGCCCGCTGGAAATCCGCGACATCCGCTCAAGCTGCGCCTGCACACGGGGGGAAATGCCCAGCCGCTCCGGTACCATCCCCCCCGGCGGCCACGCGGACATGGAAGTCACGGTCTACCCGAGGCGAATCTTCGGGTTTCACTCCATCAAAACCCTCACCATCATGAGCAATGATCCGGCCACCCCCTCGCTGGAGGTCACCGTCGAGGCGAAGGTGGACCCGGAATTCGCCCTTGACCACGAAAATTTTGAATTTGGAAAGGTGGAGAAGGGCACGGAGGCCCGGCGTACCCTGCGTCTGGCCACGCTGGCGGGAAAACCCGTCAAGGTCACCGGGGTCACCTCTTATCTCCCCTCGGACGAGCCGCCAAAGGTGGACCCGTGGCGCTTCGAGGTGGAGGAGCTGCCCGCCGCGGAGTGGAAGTCTCCCGGAAAACCGGAATGGCTCGTTCATGCCGTTCTGGCGGACTGGGCCCCGCCCGGCCATTTCGCGGACGCCGTGTTCATCGCCACCGACGTGGAACGCTTCCCCTACCACCGCATCTTGGCGGAGGGCGAGGTGGCGGCGCCGTACACCGTCGAGGCGGAGATGATGGGACGCTTTTTCGTGCTGCCCCCCGACGGCGCGCCCGGCGTCATCCGGGTGCGCTCCGCCGAACCTGTGGAATGCCCCGGAGTCTCCGTGCCGGACGGGATGATTGCCGCGCGCGCGGTGGCCGACGGGGACGGGATGGGGTTCCGCCTGGAATTCACCATGAAGCCGGACTCGACCCCCGGCCGCCACGAGGAGCCCGCGGAATTTGATATCCTATGCGGCGGAAGGCCCTTCAAGGAACGCCTCATGCTGCGATGGTTTAGTGTGCAGGGCCTTGCACGGCCCTGAAACGGCCGCAAACCGGGAGTGTAAAGACATGGCCTTGTTTGGACGGCGGGGGGACACCCCCGCGGAAGCCCCGCGCGAGCGGGGGGAGTTTCCCCTGCCACCGCGCCGGGCGCACTGCTCCGTGTGCGCGAAAGAGCAAAGCTTCACCAAGTCCTGGCGGAGGAACGGCATGGTGCGCCAGTGCACCTGCTGCGGCATGGTCTTCGAGAACCCCGCCGCGCTGTACAATCTGGTGCAGCCCGTCTGCCCCAAATGCGGGGAGCCCCTGGAGCAGCCCAATTTCGACTACGGCCTCTGCGACGGCTGCGGCTCGAAATTCGAGCTGATTGAGAACACCAAACCCGGTCTGATACCCAACCTGCGCCAGCGCAGGGAACGGGACAGCCATGGAAAGTCGAGGAGCGTCCTGTGAACAAGAACCATGAAGCCGAGCTCAGAAACCGCTGCGCCGAATTCGGGCAGGACCATGTGTTCCGCTTTTGGGACCGCCTCGACTCCGGGGAAAGGGACGCCCTGCTGGATACCCTGTCGGGGATAGACTTCCCCCTCATGGACCGGCTGGCGAAACAGTGGATATTCGAGGCCCCCGCCCCGGCGACATTTGACCGGATTACCCCCGTGCCCGTGCTGCCGAAAGGCGCCGAGCCCGGCGAGGGAAGCCCCGGCGCGTGGGACGCGGGGGAGGCCGCCCTGCGCGCGGGGCGCGTCGGCATCTTCCTCGTGGCCGGGGGGCAGGGCACCCGGCTGGGATTCCCCGGACCCAAAGGCTGCTACCCCATCGGCCCCATCACAGGCAGGAGCCTGTTCCAGTACCACGCCGAAAAAATCCTCAACCTCAGGCGACGCTACGGCTGCACCCTCCCATGGTACATCATGGTCAGCGACACCAACGAGGAGGCCACCCGCGACTACTTCGGGGAGCACGACTGCTTTGGGCTCGGCGCGGAAAACGTCCAGTTCATCCGCCAGCGCATGGTGCCCTGCATGGACGACCGGGGCCGCTTCATGCTCGACGCGCCCGGACACCTCGCCATGAACCCCAACGGCCACGGCGGCTGCATCCCCGCCATGGTCGAGAACGGCGTCCTCGACGACGCTTGCCGCCGGGGCGTGGACCTGCTCAGCTACTTCCAGGTGGACAACTGGGCCGTGAAGGTGGCCGACCCCTATTTCATCGGCTGGCATGTCCTAAAAAACGCCGAAATGTCCTCCAAAATCCACCGCAAAACCCAGCCCCGCGAGGCTGTCGGCGTGCACTGCCTCTGCGACGGGCAGTACCAGGTCATCGAGTACAGCGAACTGGACATCTACCCGCAGCTCCTCGAAACCGACGCCGACGGCAACGTGGTGTACTTCGCGGGCAACCCCGCCATGCACATCCTCTCCACGGACTTTGTCCAGCGGGTCTATGACCAGTTCGACCGCTTTCCCTGGCACCTGGCCCACAAAAAGATACCCTTCCTCGACCAACAGGGCGGGCTTGTCAAACCCGAAAAACCCAACGGCTACAAATTCGAGACCTTCGTCTTCGACGCCCTCCAGTTCATCCGCCACGAGCCCGTGGCCGTCGAAATACAGAGTCTGGGCGAGTACACCCCCACCAAGCAATACGAGGGCGACAACAGCGTTGTGGCGTCCCGTCAGAGTATGGCCAACCACTGGGGCGGCTGGCTCGATGCGGCGGGGACGGACATTCCCCGCGACCCCGCCGGAAACGTTGCCATCCCCCTCGAAATAAGCCCCGCCTTCGCCCTCACCCGCGAAGAGTTCCTCCACCGCGCGGCCGGCAAAACCTGGCCCCCCGACGGCGGCCTCGCCCTCGACGCCGACGGAAACGCCCTGTCCGCGGGCGGCGCCGCCCCGGCAAAAACTTGAAAAACATCCCGCCCATCCACTATAATTTTGCCACCTTCGGGGAGGTTGCCCCGACCATGCGGAGACGTAGTTCAGTTGGTTAGAACGCCGGCCTGTCACGCCGGAGGTCGCGGGTTCGAGTCCCGTCGTCTCCGCCATTTCCTTTTCCCGCCACACCTTGCCCACCCCTGTCTTTATTGGACATTGCCCTTCGGGCGTGTACGTTTTCCATTCGCCATATGTCGCCGAACATTTTCCAGCTTCCAGCAAATAGCCGGATGATTATGGATGAGTTTCGCCATTATGGCGTCATCTGGAAAAAGCAGTTGAGGACGAATTTCGCCGCTGTGAATAGATTCAACGTATTCGAGTTCAGCGGCGGTGAGTTGGACAAGTGGTTCCAACACCCGCCATGGGCGTTCCATCAAGTCATCAAGACCAGGAGCATCCACGCCTGCGAGCATCGGCAGTAGCTGTTCGAGGACAGTTTGCGGTGTTAGCCGCGTCTCCATCTGTTTACGGGTGTAATTCTGCAACGGGTGGGGCAGTGTGGCCGAAAACGCGACAAACACACGGCGAAACATGTTCCCCTGGATTTCCTGCCCGGCAATGTTAGGAAGGCGCGCCACATCCCAGGCATCCCGGGGAGCTGTGCGGTCCAGAAAAGCGAGGAGCTTCCCCACGCAGAGTTCAAGAGTTGACACCACCTGCAGCCGGGGACGGTCAAGATTGCCCGGCTGCCATAACTCTTGTTGTTCGACCCCGCTCAGAGGAACGCGCCAGAGGTAATTCAAATCCACCTCCACGCGGTCCTCATGGCCCAGCACTGACCGGTACACGCGTAGATTTTCCGGCCCGCGAACGCGTCGGCCGACCGCCGCACGCGATAGCCTAAACGTCCGGCGAGCATTTCAACGGATTCCTCAACTTGCGGTCTGTCCCTGAGCATGCTGTCACGTTCGGCATGCGCGATGTAGTTGTAATCGAGGTCCACAGAAAGTCTGGATGGGGCATCGCCAAAACACAGGTTGAACGCCGTGCCACCCTTGAGGGCGAGCGCGTTTCCCAGCAGGGGATGGACTGCTATCGCGGCGGCGAGTTCTCCGAGGCGCGTGACCTTTTCGAGCGTCATCACGGAAAAGCCCGTCTCTGCGGAGCATCGCCCGAGATATTCAAGGCTAACGCTCATCCGGGCCTCCCGGACTTTCAGCCGTCACCGGGAGAATCAAGTTCCATCGGGAAGCCAGTTTTCCCGTCCGCTGGCGGTGCGCGAGATACTGGGGGGCCTTCGGTCGGCGGGACTCCAACCTGGCAAAAAAAGTGTCGGGCACTTGAAATGTTGCCCGGCGCGTCTCCAAAAACCAGCCCACCGCCGCCCACAGGCTGGCCGTTGCATAACGCTCCAACACCGATTCGAGCAGCTTCAGGTCAAACGCCGGGAGTCCGCCCGCAGACTCCGCAAACTCCCCCAAACCACCCGACAGGTCAAGGCGGCTGAACCCCTCAACCAAAGTCCGCTCAGGGCCCGTTACCCGAAGCAACTGCCCCTGCCGTTCGACCTGGCGCGTGCCGAGAAGCGCCCCCCCCTGCCGAAGCGGGGCAGGGTGTGCAAGGAACAGCACGTTTCCGTCCGCCATTTCCAAAGGCTGGCGGCGACGGTTGCTGAACAGGGTCGTCCGGTTCCAAGAGGAATGGGCCGATCCCAGCAATTGCAGGGCACTGTGAAAACAGAAAACGCCATCCGGCCGGATTGCCCTGGCGGCGAGAAACGGGTCCGGCTGAAACCGGGCACTCTCCTGTCCCTTCGGCACCACCGCATAAACCCCCCGGGTCACTCTCTTCAACCGCCCAGTGCCCAAATGATGCTTCAGGCGTTCCACCATACCGGTCCTGCCGCCTGGAGGGTTCATAGCCTTCTCTGCCTCATCAAGGGAAAATACCGGAAACGTTGCGAAGAAGTCCTCTGTCGTTACTTGTCGGTTTGCTTTCATATGGGGGATATAATCCCCTGTTGGAACACTAACTGTCAAGTATGTGTGCCTCATTTGGCTGCTACGGCCCCGTCACCTTTAACGCCTATAAGCATCACCAGCAGCGCCTCCCGGTCTGATTTGCGAACTTCCCAACCTGCCCTGTATTGCCGTTGAAGCGCAAACGGCGAGGGCGTTGTATTGTATGAAACGCTGTGTTAACATGTAACCTTAAGTGAAATCTGGTTTAATTTCACATTTCATGTATTTCTAAAGGGTGGTTCAATCAACGCGACAAGTGAAGGGAAGAAAGATGACTCAGGCGCAACTGACGGCGGAACGGGAAAAGCGGGCGGCGGCAATCGCGCATTCGGGAGGCGTTTTCGAGGCGATTGCTTCGGGAACCATGCCGGGCACCGCGGACATCACGCTGTCTGAGGCCATTGTTCTGGGGCTGCTGGTGCAGAATGTGCGAAATTACATCGGCATCTTCGGCCACGGTTCCACCGAGGTGGGCGAGGTGTTGCGTGTTTACGAAAAAGCGGGGCTTGTGAAAGTCTTTCCTGTGCGGCATGAAACCGAGGCGGTTCACGCCGTGACGGCATTGCGATGGGTCACGGGGGAGAAAAGCGCCGTCTTTACGTCCATCGGCCCCGGCGCGCTCCATGCCCTTGCCGGAAGTCTGGCGGCGGTCAGCGACGGTCTGGGTTTCTGGCTGCTGGTCGGTGATGAGACCACGGAGGATGAAGGCCCGAACATGCAGCAGATTCCCAAGCCGGACCAGGGGTTGTTCCAGAAACTGTTCGGCGTCATGAGCGAGTCGTACATGCTTCACACTCCGGGCGCGGTAACCAAGGCCTTGCGACGCGGCTATAATGTTGTGGACCATCCCTATCGTGCGGCGCCGTTTTGTCTCTGCATGCCCATGAACACGCAACCCGTGATGATCCCGGATTTCAACCTGAACGAGCTGCCGGCCGAGGCGCCGCCGCGGATGGGCGCCGCCGCGGATGACGGTGCCTATGCCCGCGCGGCTAAGGCGATATTGGAGGCGGAACGGGTGGTGGTGAAGGTGGGCGGCGGCGCGCGCGGTGCCGGGCCGGAACTGCTTGATTTCCTTGAACTCGCCGACGGTGTCGCCGTCACCAGTCCGCTGGTGTCGGGGGTGATTCCCTTTAACCACCCCCGCAACATGACCGTGGGCGGTTCAAAAGGCTCCCTGTCCGGAAATTATGCCATGGACGAGGGGGACTTGCTGGCGGCCCTGGGCACGCGCTTTGTGTGCCAGTCCGATTCCTCGCGCACGGGGTATCCGAAGGTCCGGCAGGTGGTCAATATTAACGCCGATATTGAGACGGCCATGCACTACCGCAAATCAATTCCGCTTGTGGGTGACATTGCGCTCACATTGGGCCGGCTGAACGAGGCACTGCGCGTGGCGGGCGCCAAAAGCGGCGACAATTCGCCCTGGTTTAAGGCGTGCCACGAGAAGCGTCTGGAGTGGGACGCTTTCCGGGCAGCGCGCTATCAAACGCCCGTGCTGCACGACCCCATGTGGGAGCGGGAGGTGCTGACACAGCCCGCGGCGATAAAAATCGCGTCGGACTGGTGCCGCGCTAACAACGCCGTGGCGTTCTTTGACGCGGGCGACGTGCAGGCCAACGGGTTTCAGATTGTCGAGGATGACCGTCTTGGGCGCACATTCACCGAGACCGGCGCCAGCTATATGGGATTTGCCGTGTCCGCTTTGCTTTCCACGGTTATGACGGACAGTCCCTTTTACGGCGTCGCCTTCAGCGGGGACGGCTCGTTTACCATGAACCCCCAGATTTTGATTGACGGCATCGCCCACGGCGTCAAAGGGTGCATCCTTGTCTTTGACAACCGGCGCATGGCCGCCATTTCCGGATTGCAGGACGCGCAATATTCGGCGGTCTTTGCCACCAACGACGCCGTTGAAGTTGATTATGTGGCCTGGGCCAAGGCGATCAGGGGCGTGGCGGCTTTCCACAGCGGCTATTCTCCTGAATCATTGCTGGACGCCCTCAACAGGGCGAAGGCCCATGACGGCCTGTCGCTCGTTCACATTCCGTCTTATTGCGGTCCCG is drawn from Candidatus Hydrogenedentota bacterium and contains these coding sequences:
- a CDS encoding DUF1573 domain-containing protein, whose amino-acid sequence is MRIRAGHVILALLALLTGFVVLATMRVRDVEQEVAPAAPLPPVGGDMDQVPVIEVETRALNLGVVPNDRDGKGSLRVYNRGRRPLEIRDIRSSCACTRGEMPSRSGTIPPGGHADMEVTVYPRRIFGFHSIKTLTIMSNDPATPSLEVTVEAKVDPEFALDHENFEFGKVEKGTEARRTLRLATLAGKPVKVTGVTSYLPSDEPPKVDPWRFEVEELPAAEWKSPGKPEWLVHAVLADWAPPGHFADAVFIATDVERFPYHRILAEGEVAAPYTVEAEMMGRFFVLPPDGAPGVIRVRSAEPVECPGVSVPDGMIAARAVADGDGMGFRLEFTMKPDSTPGRHEEPAEFDILCGGRPFKERLMLRWFSVQGLARP
- a CDS encoding UTP--glucose-1-phosphate uridylyltransferase, coding for MNKNHEAELRNRCAEFGQDHVFRFWDRLDSGERDALLDTLSGIDFPLMDRLAKQWIFEAPAPATFDRITPVPVLPKGAEPGEGSPGAWDAGEAALRAGRVGIFLVAGGQGTRLGFPGPKGCYPIGPITGRSLFQYHAEKILNLRRRYGCTLPWYIMVSDTNEEATRDYFGEHDCFGLGAENVQFIRQRMVPCMDDRGRFMLDAPGHLAMNPNGHGGCIPAMVENGVLDDACRRGVDLLSYFQVDNWAVKVADPYFIGWHVLKNAEMSSKIHRKTQPREAVGVHCLCDGQYQVIEYSELDIYPQLLETDADGNVVYFAGNPAMHILSTDFVQRVYDQFDRFPWHLAHKKIPFLDQQGGLVKPEKPNGYKFETFVFDALQFIRHEPVAVEIQSLGEYTPTKQYEGDNSVVASRQSMANHWGGWLDAAGTDIPRDPAGNVAIPLEISPAFALTREEFLHRAAGKTWPPDGGLALDADGNALSAGGAAPAKT
- a CDS encoding nucleotidyl transferase AbiEii/AbiGii toxin family protein, which gives rise to MYRSVLGHEDRVEVDLNYLWRVPLSGVEQQELWQPGNLDRPRLQVVSTLELCVGKLLAFLDRTAPRDAWDVARLPNIAGQEIQGNMFRRVFVAFSATLPHPLQNYTRKQMETRLTPQTVLEQLLPMLAGVDAPGLDDLMERPWRVLEPLVQLTAAELEYVESIHSGEIRPQLLFPDDAIMAKLIHNHPAICWKLENVRRHMANGKRTRPKGNVQ
- a CDS encoding nucleotidyl transferase AbiEii/AbiGii toxin family protein, whose translation is MSVSLEYLGRCSAETGFSVMTLEKVTRLGELAAAIAVHPLLGNALALKGGTAFNLCFGDAPSRLSVDLDYNYIAHAERDSMLRDRPQVEESVEMLAGRLGYRVRRSADAFAGRKIYACTGQCWAMRTAWRWI
- a CDS encoding thiamine pyrophosphate-binding protein — protein: MTQAQLTAEREKRAAAIAHSGGVFEAIASGTMPGTADITLSEAIVLGLLVQNVRNYIGIFGHGSTEVGEVLRVYEKAGLVKVFPVRHETEAVHAVTALRWVTGEKSAVFTSIGPGALHALAGSLAAVSDGLGFWLLVGDETTEDEGPNMQQIPKPDQGLFQKLFGVMSESYMLHTPGAVTKALRRGYNVVDHPYRAAPFCLCMPMNTQPVMIPDFNLNELPAEAPPRMGAAADDGAYARAAKAILEAERVVVKVGGGARGAGPELLDFLELADGVAVTSPLVSGVIPFNHPRNMTVGGSKGSLSGNYAMDEGDLLAALGTRFVCQSDSSRTGYPKVRQVVNINADIETAMHYRKSIPLVGDIALTLGRLNEALRVAGAKSGDNSPWFKACHEKRLEWDAFRAARYQTPVLHDPMWEREVLTQPAAIKIASDWCRANNAVAFFDAGDVQANGFQIVEDDRLGRTFTETGASYMGFAVSALLSTVMTDSPFYGVAFSGDGSFTMNPQILIDGIAHGVKGCILVFDNRRMAAISGLQDAQYSAVFATNDAVEVDYVAWAKAIRGVAAFHSGYSPESLLDALNRAKAHDGLSLVHIPSYCGPDPLGGMGVFGRWNVGNWCVDVQALRHKIGI